TGAAACCAACCATGGAAAAAAAGATTCGGTATATAAATGATAATGTaatggatacaaaaaaaaagatgccaACAAGTAAAACTATTTAGCATAGCGACcggtgtcaaaaaaaaaaaaattagccccATATTACCTAACAACTCAAACTCCTATTTTGGCATGATATTCTTTTACACattataagtaaacataaaaaattattgacataAGAAATAGGATTCATTAAAGATTTTCTACATTATCAATGATTTCAATTGCATTTTCTGCCAAAtctaatatttaatcattaaatctaatatttacatttaaaacacaATACATAAAGAGACTGGACattcctacttttttttaatcttgaacaATTTGTTTCAGAATGAATTGATGCTGAATAcactatttgaattttcagaacgCAATTTGGATACCAACTTACAATATCAGGTAAATATACCATCCTACTTTacctttaatttacaatatttaattgaaaagctAATAGATAAAACTGCTATCATTAAGTTTGAAGAAGAAAATGATTAAGCGCTACAACTTCTTTGTAGTAGCAGAGTATTGGGACTTCTCAAATGTATTATTGAAGAAAGGCCTTTAAAATGTAGGTCTTATCGACAATTACTTATGATTAGTTGGAAAGGCTAGGTCCACAATGAATATGAATTCAGGATTCTCCATACTAGCCCAgagatacttaaaatttttaagaggGATAAAGTAGACTAATTTctgcaaatattaaaatatccagAAATACGCCCTTTCATGTTACATATCTTGAGGGAAATTCGTGGTAAACTCAAGTCCAACACAAAGGAGAGTTTGAAAAATTGAAGGGAGTAGTTTTCTAGTTCAACCAGATTTTTATACCGGTCAGCTGTAGACAACATTGAATTACATAGAATAATACCAGTCATAATTTAAACTCCTAACTGTCAAAAGATAAATATGGACAATCTTTAtttgtattgataaattttataccgATAGATAGAGACATATTTTATCTACTTATATTGTATATGTGTCAATCTCTCTTTGTTTGTTGGTTGTTATCAATCCACAGATTATTTGCAATGAATTTCCAAAGCCTTCTCTCTTGAGCCGATCGCTTTAGTTATTCTTGGGTCGGGCAATTTATATCATTCATTATCTCTATTACGTACTCCAACCTATCCCTTCCTCTGAGGTTTTACCTTCAACTGTCATCTTCAGGGTCCCCTTATGTCTCAGTATACATTCAGTAACTgtgtcacttattttttttttatagttttccagAATGTTCTATTCTCATTAATTAGTGATTTTATTCatccataatatttttaacatttgcctACAGCATCATGTGTTGAAttcttcaaaattctttttctCTATAGTAAAACAGTCCAGCTCTTGCTCCTGTATATTGTTAAACTCCACAGTGTTATGAAACAGTCTCTTAAAACTGTCTTCAAATTTCTAAAGTAATGTTATTGGTAGTTAGTTATTTAGTAGCTCTCTCTTTTTGTTCTCGTTTcaagttttttctcatttttatatattttttgcttctaCTATCTGGTATTATGACAAtccttaaacatttaaataatttgttctttagttctattttttaatttgtttctactacattaatatattttatttgtttctgtattaatatataaattgtatgttAAAAATTGAAGACATCCATGTTCATAATGCAAGGAACAAAgacattgaaatataatttaaaattattttaaaagataatattatgaaaggcagagaaattaataaaacaacttccaaaaagcattaaatatttttaaattgaaaattaattttaaatatcatcaaTTAACAATTTATcccatttaataaatgaattcctgttttattatatcttggtaatgaaaggtttttattttttcaggggGGAATTAGACTTATCAagataataatcaggataatgtTTATGAAGTTGCCCAAATAGCTTTCTcagtagaagaaaataataatagtaaaaacaatatttaaaaattaactatcaccatcaaatttctaatttttcaatttaattcttgTTTAGGTAGACCATTTTATCCATCAGATTTCAGTTAGCCCAGCAGTATTTGAGGCAGATGGTTTCTTTACAATTGGAAAACACATGATACCAGCTGTAAGTAAATAtcttttg
Above is a genomic segment from Lycorma delicatula isolate Av1 chromosome 12, ASM4794821v1, whole genome shotgun sequence containing:
- the LOC142333375 gene encoding uncharacterized protein LOC142333375 is translated as MTDNWKNWKKVDPKTNKLCITPDYVNFIIDNELMLNTLFEFSERNLDTNLQYQVDHFIHQISVSPAVFEADGFFTIGKHMIPACLDNLVTYILLALQVEKDFL